Proteins from a genomic interval of Nostoc sp. KVJ3:
- a CDS encoding prokaryotic E2 ligase family D protein encodes METSIETTLIDVTSTPILSSEILRAILADPPRKSPVIQAELLFLDGIYIFHHRDKEIADAHIYKCISPAALRIAFSNEPIDTGWMEPGIVRWGTGSTDTYLVKFIPPATHTINCDELGSLTVPLPAIVFVGKGLKYWVWAIQEQEFTSQAPAFHVPLPNVYSSGQVCWGVNEPPAANGLSINHAWNLFISSIFTNHLTISKSQKYRKDVRHQLLKLHKRCRRSTYPVSDLVPIGNQKSVAMLVQEILDEPIA; translated from the coding sequence ATGGAAACAAGCATTGAAACCACGTTAATCGACGTTACATCGACACCAATTCTATCCAGCGAAATTCTACGAGCAATTTTGGCAGACCCTCCCCGAAAATCTCCAGTAATTCAAGCAGAATTGCTGTTTTTGGATGGCATTTACATCTTCCACCACCGAGACAAAGAAATTGCCGATGCTCATATTTACAAATGTATCTCACCCGCAGCCCTGAGAATTGCTTTTAGCAATGAACCAATTGATACTGGTTGGATGGAACCAGGAATTGTGCGTTGGGGTACGGGCAGTACAGACACATATTTGGTAAAATTTATCCCACCAGCCACTCATACAATCAATTGCGATGAACTTGGATCTTTAACCGTTCCGCTACCTGCAATAGTGTTTGTGGGCAAGGGATTAAAATATTGGGTTTGGGCAATTCAAGAACAGGAGTTTACTTCTCAAGCACCAGCCTTTCATGTGCCACTACCCAATGTCTACAGTTCTGGACAGGTTTGCTGGGGAGTGAACGAACCACCTGCTGCTAATGGTCTATCAATTAACCATGCTTGGAATTTGTTTATCTCCAGTATTTTCACTAACCACTTAACAATAAGTAAATCACAAAAATACCGCAAGGATGTTCGCCACCAACTTCTAAAACTGCACAAAAGATGCAGACGTTCAACCTATCCTGTATCTGATCTTGTGCCTATCGGCAATCAAAAAAGTGTCGCTATGCTTGTGCAGGAAATCCTCGATGAACCCATTGCTTGA
- a CDS encoding DUF2207 domain-containing protein, translating into MSNSHTEELDLDDEFLDSVVARGKGLSQIPYPTLLDLAIRGKDDSFKARVWEIVVQTGLDPDDPAFLMMIATGRLQVLLEDNPKEMEAMFDLWQTQLYDHLQTYEKAAVKGQQKAIAQAVTGLIRRTEFERAIHSVPSLIAAGILLLIAAGVGGLVSVGGMSWYQSSHLDPAGPRQLTQAQANALEWATSNEGKFAHNLMQWNQDLLSRDQNGQLTCAKDVKRLGVTLEIGASSRKASSGFCTLWTSPSNQRQFVSKPRQP; encoded by the coding sequence ATGAGTAATTCTCACACTGAAGAACTCGATTTAGACGATGAGTTTTTGGATTCAGTAGTTGCTAGAGGCAAAGGACTGAGCCAAATTCCTTACCCAACTTTACTAGATTTAGCCATTCGAGGTAAAGATGATTCATTTAAAGCTAGGGTTTGGGAAATTGTAGTTCAAACTGGGCTTGACCCTGATGATCCAGCATTTCTGATGATGATTGCTACTGGTAGGCTACAAGTGCTGTTGGAAGACAATCCCAAAGAAATGGAAGCAATGTTTGACCTGTGGCAAACGCAGCTTTATGATCATCTCCAGACATATGAAAAGGCAGCAGTAAAAGGTCAGCAAAAAGCGATCGCTCAGGCTGTGACGGGATTAATTAGGCGTACTGAATTTGAGCGTGCTATTCATTCAGTTCCCTCTTTAATTGCTGCGGGAATACTGCTATTAATTGCAGCTGGAGTAGGCGGACTGGTAAGTGTAGGTGGAATGTCCTGGTATCAATCTAGTCATCTAGATCCTGCTGGGCCACGCCAACTCACACAAGCCCAAGCCAATGCTTTGGAATGGGCAACCAGTAATGAAGGTAAGTTTGCTCACAACCTAATGCAATGGAATCAAGATTTGCTGAGTCGTGACCAAAACGGTCAACTTACTTGTGCTAAAGATGTCAAGCGTTTGGGGGTAACACTGGAAATTGGAGCAAGTAGCAGAAAAGCCTCATCCGGGTTCTGCACATTATGGACATCACCTAGCAATCAACGCCAGTTTGTGTCTAAACCGCGTCAACCTTGA
- a CDS encoding siphovirus Gp157 family protein encodes MNLALAQQSLAGLSQTAAHLWEQLTNCQTPEEEAAIITAIWETQEVQEEVVDTQAELALQLDAEIAAIKQRLEHLKAVHQSALLRLERWRQKLDETILEQTAAGILPEQMIGNSLRITIQENPPSCEVLIDAEQLSPKYRRQKTVYSADKKAIIAAWKKGIPVDGTHIIRKRRVIYALTATAIHDFKDSLLT; translated from the coding sequence ATGAATTTAGCACTCGCTCAACAATCCTTAGCAGGACTTTCCCAAACTGCTGCTCATCTCTGGGAACAGCTAACTAATTGCCAGACTCCTGAAGAAGAAGCTGCTATCATCACCGCTATTTGGGAAACTCAGGAAGTTCAGGAAGAAGTTGTTGATACCCAAGCAGAATTAGCATTGCAACTGGATGCTGAAATAGCGGCTATTAAGCAACGACTAGAACATCTAAAAGCTGTACATCAATCAGCACTATTAAGACTAGAACGCTGGCGACAAAAATTAGATGAAACTATTTTAGAACAAACCGCCGCAGGAATTCTACCTGAGCAAATGATTGGTAATTCACTTCGCATCACAATTCAAGAAAATCCGCCAAGTTGTGAGGTGCTGATAGATGCAGAACAATTGTCTCCAAAATACCGCAGACAAAAGACTGTTTATTCAGCAGACAAGAAAGCTATTATTGCTGCTTGGAAGAAAGGTATTCCTGTAGATGGCACTCACATCATACGTAAGCGCCGAGTTATCTATGCTTTGACAGCAACAGCAATTCATGACTTCAAAGACTCGCTTTTAACTTAG
- a CDS encoding mobilization protein — MAAIHFMDGEKGGVGKSLFARVMVQYCIDNKLLYELVEADQSNPDVGAFYPDNHKTAVFSESERKAYDADEIFNLALTTSVIVNLPAQVYPAVTDWIERNQILELTGKNKVKIYKWFVCSGGYDSVQLFMQSLERFENKIKHIFVRNYGLCDDWKHVDGRKNLQDLIKAHKVAVINFPKFSYRERDILDANQINFSAARDYGELGVLGKQRLHNFLKKASEEIEKAKIWNLPTASITAPTEKVDDANVNGKVATKK; from the coding sequence ATGGCAGCAATTCACTTCATGGATGGTGAAAAAGGTGGAGTTGGCAAGTCTTTGTTTGCACGGGTTATGGTGCAATACTGCATTGACAATAAACTCCTTTATGAATTGGTAGAAGCAGACCAAAGTAATCCAGATGTGGGCGCATTTTATCCAGACAATCATAAAACAGCAGTTTTTAGCGAATCAGAGCGTAAAGCTTACGATGCTGATGAAATTTTTAATTTAGCACTAACAACTTCTGTCATTGTCAATTTACCTGCTCAGGTATACCCAGCAGTAACTGATTGGATTGAGCGTAATCAAATCCTAGAACTTACTGGAAAAAATAAGGTCAAAATATATAAGTGGTTTGTTTGTAGTGGTGGATATGACAGCGTTCAATTATTTATGCAATCTCTCGAACGCTTTGAGAACAAGATTAAGCACATATTTGTACGCAATTATGGTTTATGCGATGACTGGAAACATGTAGATGGACGTAAGAATTTACAGGATTTAATCAAAGCTCATAAAGTAGCTGTCATCAATTTTCCCAAGTTCAGCTATCGAGAGCGGGATATCCTTGATGCCAATCAGATAAATTTTTCTGCGGCTAGAGATTATGGAGAGTTAGGTGTATTGGGTAAGCAGCGATTACACAATTTTCTCAAAAAAGCTTCTGAGGAAATTGAGAAGGCTAAAATTTGGAACCTTCCGACAGCTTCAATTACTGCCCCGACAGAAAAAGTTGATGATGCTAATGTCAACGGCAAAGTTGCTACCAAGAAGTAA
- a CDS encoding MobC family plasmid mobilization relaxosome protein: MTNASIMRQKRSHRIDIRLTLAEYEKAQLMADENNLTMSELFRAKTLKNRLPRRVTKVAGQTYWELGKIGNNLNQIAKAINTSVLMGEPVVVDRALLSQVKDLVKQVRREIAEIDLITDLQDEA, encoded by the coding sequence ATGACTAATGCATCAATAATGCGACAGAAACGCTCACACAGGATAGACATTAGACTGACTTTGGCAGAATACGAGAAAGCACAGCTAATGGCAGATGAAAATAATCTCACTATGAGTGAGTTGTTTCGTGCCAAGACTCTGAAAAATAGATTGCCCAGGCGTGTCACCAAAGTAGCAGGCCAAACTTACTGGGAGTTGGGGAAAATAGGTAACAACCTCAATCAAATAGCTAAAGCAATCAATACTTCAGTACTCATGGGAGAACCTGTGGTCGTAGATAGAGCATTGTTGTCACAGGTAAAAGATTTGGTAAAACAAGTGCGGCGAGAGATTGCTGAAATTGATTTAATCACTGATTTACAAGATGAAGCATGA
- a CDS encoding response regulator, whose product MVDIRVAIIEDHSLTRIGMRSSLNEQEGIQVVGDEATASNGLKLLQSTKPDIAIVDIGLPDRDGIWLVQQFRESLVSETAAHTKVMMLTSFAKEQMVLAAFAAGADSYCVKTIKFELLLEALHITHEGQSWIDPAIARIVLKHTRQRAAAAVKPNATQTVTISAIDPEQASILQADPLTNRELQVLELIVQGYSNNEIAQKLYLSLGSVKVYVRGVLNKLCASDRTQAAVLALRAGLLN is encoded by the coding sequence ATGGTAGATATTCGAGTAGCAATTATTGAAGACCACAGCTTAACGCGGATTGGAATGCGTAGTTCTCTCAACGAGCAAGAAGGTATTCAAGTCGTGGGTGATGAAGCTACAGCATCCAATGGGTTGAAACTGCTTCAAAGTACAAAACCAGACATAGCGATCGTTGATATTGGTTTGCCGGATAGAGACGGGATATGGCTGGTGCAGCAGTTTCGGGAATCTTTAGTGTCGGAAACTGCTGCACACACTAAAGTAATGATGCTCACTTCCTTTGCCAAAGAGCAGATGGTACTGGCAGCGTTTGCAGCTGGGGCAGACTCTTACTGTGTGAAGACAATTAAGTTCGAGTTGTTGCTGGAAGCGCTGCATATCACCCATGAAGGTCAGTCGTGGATTGATCCAGCGATCGCTCGTATCGTTCTCAAGCATACTCGTCAAAGAGCGGCAGCGGCGGTGAAACCGAATGCTACTCAAACGGTAACAATCTCTGCAATTGACCCAGAGCAAGCAAGCATTCTACAAGCAGATCCATTGACAAATCGGGAACTGCAAGTCTTGGAGTTAATTGTCCAAGGCTATAGCAATAACGAGATTGCCCAGAAACTCTATCTGAGCTTGGGAAGTGTAAAAGTATATGTGCGTGGGGTTTTGAACAAGCTTTGTGCAAGCGATCGCACTCAAGCAGCTGTATTAGCGTTGCGGGCTGGTTTGCTCAATTGA
- a CDS encoding relaxase/mobilization nuclease domain-containing protein — translation MIGKHIKGKSFRGLLNYLFGKDGARQIGGNMEGTNPRELAAEFGISRRLNPKVSRTVYHASLSLAHKESLDDDTWDEIAQKYLQAMGFDMNQYVVVRHIDRTHEHIHIAASRIQLDGTTVSDSWDDRRSETVIRKLEQEYNLQSVQPSWEKDKHSPTTGERRQLTRTGEESVRVKLQRSLDQATHDHPTMPELIEREQQQGINVRVVYTRTGIVKGISYQLDGVAFSGTHLGKAYTFPGLQKHRGVNYNSKRDDKRIQKLMEQTVENPTPVVPPKQDDKRRKKLMEQGVENTTPAVTQTNSLPIPEPTNWEQIRLNLSQQYNLPNSLLTELYEKGWLYATQTGQAIFVERTLDDLPTLAKQLEPTGDFTAIPLNSEARKNGSFWIATDATVERAVLLSDPIEVLSVIALESTVDKEKRKPTLCWSVDDSEQLPLELLRAIDAVVIAFKDHDQVEDLIAEILAELPQAKQVSPGEAGWNGMLTNNHLQPNQSRIPELQNWEL, via the coding sequence ATGATTGGCAAGCACATCAAAGGTAAAAGTTTTCGAGGACTGCTAAACTACCTCTTTGGCAAAGATGGGGCAAGACAAATCGGTGGGAATATGGAAGGAACAAACCCACGCGAACTAGCAGCTGAATTTGGTATATCTCGAAGATTAAACCCGAAGGTGAGCAGGACTGTTTATCACGCTTCTCTCAGTTTGGCCCATAAGGAGAGTTTAGATGATGATACTTGGGATGAAATCGCCCAGAAGTATCTGCAAGCAATGGGTTTTGATATGAACCAATATGTCGTAGTGCGGCATATTGATCGGACTCATGAACACATACATATTGCTGCCAGTCGCATTCAATTAGATGGCACTACAGTTTCTGATAGCTGGGACGATCGCAGAAGTGAAACGGTAATTCGCAAGTTGGAGCAGGAATACAATTTACAATCGGTGCAACCAAGTTGGGAAAAAGATAAGCACAGTCCAACTACTGGCGAACGTAGGCAACTTACCAGAACTGGAGAGGAAAGCGTTAGGGTCAAACTTCAGCGATCGCTCGACCAAGCAACCCACGACCATCCCACTATGCCAGAGTTAATAGAGCGAGAGCAACAACAAGGTATTAATGTCCGCGTTGTTTATACTCGCACAGGCATTGTCAAAGGTATTAGTTACCAACTTGATGGTGTGGCTTTTAGTGGTACGCATCTTGGTAAAGCATATACCTTTCCTGGTTTACAAAAGCATCGAGGGGTAAACTACAATTCCAAGCGGGATGACAAACGCATCCAGAAACTCATGGAGCAAACTGTTGAAAATCCTACACCAGTAGTACCTCCAAAACAGGATGACAAACGCAGAAAGAAACTCATGGAGCAAGGTGTCGAAAATACCACGCCAGCAGTTACTCAAACAAACTCCTTGCCTATACCAGAACCAACAAACTGGGAACAAATACGCCTAAACTTAAGCCAGCAGTACAATTTACCCAATTCTCTGCTCACAGAATTGTATGAAAAGGGTTGGCTCTATGCAACTCAAACAGGTCAAGCAATATTTGTGGAACGCACGCTCGATGATCTTCCAACTCTTGCCAAGCAGCTAGAACCAACAGGTGACTTCACCGCTATTCCCCTGAACTCTGAAGCGAGGAAAAATGGTAGTTTTTGGATTGCTACAGATGCCACAGTAGAAAGAGCAGTGCTACTAAGTGACCCGATTGAAGTTCTCTCTGTCATTGCCTTAGAATCAACTGTTGACAAAGAAAAGCGCAAACCTACACTATGTTGGAGTGTAGATGATAGCGAGCAATTACCTTTAGAACTTTTGCGAGCGATCGATGCAGTAGTCATCGCTTTTAAAGATCATGATCAAGTTGAGGACTTGATAGCTGAGATACTGGCTGAACTACCTCAAGCCAAACAAGTTTCTCCCGGTGAAGCTGGTTGGAATGGGATGCTAACTAACAATCACTTGCAACCCAACCAAAGCCGAATCCCAGAGCTTCAAAATTGGGAACTTTGA
- a CDS encoding ParM/StbA family protein, with protein MSNLIVSFDPGASLTKIVYELATEGKPCLMTMEPEMLKLPQSSIDAYMSSRKGLESPKPADEAWVSSPTDSDTQCTVVGFLARQFSASARLDKLKYETSIHKALAVIGAIAQHNKLPNRFSLSLTSLLPYGEYQNRQAFEQQLQAALKDFRFRGQRLRVKLERFECLPEGAGLAMIRQRQNGKEWFNAQTIAVLMFGHRNTSLLLFERGKMTAGYTNGLGFHQMVKRVIERTSGQDATALTSAIYAAGSDITTDNQAIRTLVKSREPKNLDYELQMIVNAIATAKAEYWSRLYDWLESTLPAVNEVILSGGAALYLEQELQECFQEISTYWGADLQQQVQEVFKDKSNDYYRTFREQEALSFRLIDAFGLFMRFRAQIEKVA; from the coding sequence ATGTCAAATCTGATAGTCAGTTTTGACCCTGGTGCTTCCTTGACCAAGATTGTTTACGAACTAGCAACTGAAGGCAAACCATGTTTGATGACAATGGAACCAGAAATGCTGAAATTGCCTCAAAGTTCGATTGACGCTTATATGTCGAGTCGCAAGGGTCTTGAATCTCCTAAACCAGCAGATGAAGCCTGGGTGTCAAGTCCGACAGATAGTGATACACAATGTACAGTAGTTGGATTCCTCGCACGGCAGTTTTCAGCATCTGCCAGACTCGATAAGCTCAAGTACGAAACCTCAATTCACAAAGCCTTGGCGGTTATTGGTGCGATCGCTCAACACAACAAATTGCCTAACAGGTTTTCACTATCACTTACCTCACTACTACCCTATGGTGAATATCAAAATCGCCAAGCATTTGAGCAACAGTTGCAGGCTGCACTCAAAGATTTTAGGTTTCGGGGTCAAAGGTTGCGAGTGAAATTGGAGCGATTCGAGTGCTTACCCGAAGGTGCGGGATTAGCAATGATTCGCCAACGCCAGAATGGTAAAGAATGGTTTAACGCTCAAACCATCGCAGTGCTAATGTTCGGGCATCGCAATACCAGCCTTCTATTATTTGAACGGGGTAAGATGACGGCGGGTTACACCAATGGACTGGGCTTTCACCAAATGGTAAAGCGAGTAATTGAGCGCACATCTGGACAGGATGCCACTGCTTTGACCTCTGCCATCTATGCAGCCGGTTCAGATATCACGACTGATAACCAAGCAATTCGCACTCTGGTCAAAAGCAGAGAACCTAAAAATCTTGATTATGAATTGCAGATGATTGTTAATGCCATTGCTACTGCTAAAGCTGAGTATTGGTCTAGGCTTTACGATTGGCTGGAATCAACTTTACCTGCGGTGAACGAGGTGATTTTGAGTGGTGGCGCAGCATTGTACTTAGAGCAAGAGTTACAAGAGTGCTTTCAAGAAATTTCAACTTATTGGGGTGCTGACTTACAGCAACAGGTACAAGAAGTATTCAAGGATAAAAGTAATGATTATTACCGTACTTTCCGAGAGCAGGAAGCTTTGTCGTTTAGGTTGATTGATGCGTTTGGTTTGTTTATGCGGTTTAGAGCGCAAATTGAGAAGGTGGCATAA
- a CDS encoding ThiF family adenylyltransferase, which produces MNFNLANACPLANTCINLTNRTMKLNLDLANASPVVTVNYSKIELWLVGCGGTGSWLAPSLVRLGRVLSQQGKQVKLYFVDPDHVESANVLRQCFCDAEIGLNKAKTLALRYSLAWKMEVTAIAQFFQPKWIVPSYNTLIVITACVDNAKARKSITQVLQHNTHRPAPHIWHLDCGNSKRSGQVLLGSHLSTNPNDYDFEALGCFRLPAPTIQQPDLLVSQPEELADNNLSCEQMALLNSQSLSINQRVAAEAFDYLLQLTTGKLRRFATYFDLESGSGKSLYTTQVSIMQAILLGHSCA; this is translated from the coding sequence GTGAATTTCAATTTAGCAAATGCCTGTCCCCTCGCCAATACCTGTATCAACTTAACCAACCGTACTATGAAGCTAAATCTTGATTTGGCAAATGCTTCTCCTGTCGTGACTGTCAACTACTCGAAGATAGAACTGTGGCTAGTTGGGTGTGGCGGTACTGGTTCTTGGTTGGCTCCTTCTTTGGTTCGGTTAGGCAGAGTTCTTTCTCAGCAAGGTAAACAGGTGAAACTCTACTTTGTTGACCCGGATCATGTTGAGTCAGCTAACGTTTTACGCCAGTGCTTCTGTGATGCAGAAATCGGACTCAACAAAGCCAAAACGCTGGCGCTGCGCTACTCCCTGGCTTGGAAGATGGAAGTTACAGCGATCGCTCAATTTTTCCAACCCAAATGGATTGTCCCCAGTTACAATACCCTGATTGTTATCACTGCCTGTGTGGACAATGCCAAAGCCAGAAAGTCAATTACCCAAGTACTTCAGCACAACACTCATCGCCCTGCGCCTCACATTTGGCATTTAGATTGCGGTAACTCCAAGCGTAGTGGTCAGGTACTATTAGGTTCTCATTTGTCTACTAACCCCAATGACTATGATTTTGAAGCTTTAGGCTGCTTTCGCTTACCTGCACCAACTATACAGCAACCCGATCTACTGGTTTCACAACCAGAAGAGTTGGCAGACAACAACTTGTCCTGTGAACAAATGGCGTTGCTTAATAGCCAGTCTTTGAGCATTAACCAGCGAGTTGCTGCGGAAGCCTTTGATTATTTGTTGCAACTGACGACGGGGAAACTACGACGATTTGCTACTTATTTCGACTTAGAAAGTGGTAGCGGAAAATCTCTGTATACAACGCAAGTCAGTATTATGCAGGCGATTCTCCTGGGTCACTCCTGTGCATAG